The following proteins are co-located in the Acidicapsa acidisoli genome:
- a CDS encoding DUF7544 domain-containing protein: MNSLSAARAISPAIERTKQFLFQPFCLGRFLKLTLVALLTEGGMSSCNFNSHTPSGSGKAGPMNIPFHWPAMHLPALAAIGGLLVVVALIAIPVVLVIGYLLVRLRFSYFDCVLYEQDQIAPAWSRYHRQAMRYLGLSVLISIAFWAVLIPIGYNLYQHFKPLFDSIGSEHPPGFADFLPLIAYIVPLFLALALAGYLVETTMTCFVLPRMAVEDASMGDALQDVWGDLLADPGQFALFFLLRFLLSLVASVLGFIVLLVPLIPIAIVGVILALALKAASTTLALGLGVPLAILAGFLFLLAVIGVSGTIGTFRRNYALLFYAGRYPELAMAVWPPVPPAPPFPPQQSGYPSGLQPGI; this comes from the coding sequence ATGAACAGCCTTTCTGCTGCACGAGCCATCAGTCCCGCCATTGAGCGGACGAAGCAATTCCTCTTTCAGCCCTTTTGTCTGGGGCGATTCCTGAAGCTGACGCTTGTGGCTCTGCTCACGGAAGGCGGCATGTCGAGCTGTAATTTCAACTCGCATACGCCCTCCGGATCTGGAAAAGCAGGCCCAATGAACATTCCGTTCCATTGGCCGGCGATGCATCTGCCTGCGCTGGCGGCGATCGGTGGACTGCTCGTAGTGGTGGCGTTGATTGCGATTCCAGTTGTGCTCGTGATCGGTTATCTGCTGGTTCGGCTGCGCTTCAGCTATTTTGATTGCGTGCTGTACGAGCAGGACCAGATCGCGCCTGCGTGGAGCCGCTATCACCGCCAGGCGATGCGCTATCTCGGGCTGAGCGTGTTGATCAGCATCGCGTTCTGGGCCGTTCTCATTCCTATCGGCTATAACCTCTACCAACACTTCAAGCCGCTGTTTGACTCAATCGGCTCCGAACACCCTCCTGGCTTCGCGGATTTCCTGCCGCTGATCGCCTATATCGTTCCGCTCTTCCTCGCTCTGGCGCTGGCGGGTTACCTGGTGGAAACGACGATGACCTGCTTCGTGCTGCCGCGCATGGCGGTAGAAGACGCCTCGATGGGCGACGCACTGCAGGACGTCTGGGGCGATCTTCTAGCCGACCCGGGGCAGTTTGCGCTTTTCTTTCTGCTGCGCTTTCTGCTGTCGCTAGTTGCCTCGGTCCTGGGTTTCATCGTGCTGCTGGTGCCGCTCATTCCCATCGCCATCGTTGGTGTCATTCTGGCGCTGGCGTTGAAGGCCGCATCTACAACGCTAGCACTCGGACTCGGCGTACCTCTGGCGATTCTGGCGGGCTTCCTGTTCCTGCTGGCAGTGATCGGCGTTAGCGGAACTATCGGTACATTCCGGCGCAACTACGCGCTTCTCTTTTACGCCGGCCGCTATCCCGAACTAGCGATGGCAGTTTGGCCGCCAGTGCCGCCCGCACCTCCGTTTCCGCCGCAACAGTCCGGGTATCCTTCCGGTCTTCAGCCTGGAATTTGA
- a CDS encoding energy transducer TonB, protein MQFPNIGRTLSVSGFAFCTSVLLSGTLFSVIPSADAQATARDALNKGLAVTGLTAEDAPAWHIKANYSLYDRGNLTESGTLEEWATGPYTWRRTYSEKKQVNNEWSVTRAKQFQTKDSKLNLAQLDERVATTLTAPLFQAANYKPDMELDGRAGTFAGQTLNCVAAANPTAAAGIIDPNVLFPRLCFDVKDATLRYVNTPTTLISYTEFKTLGNRQVATKVNVNYGGKVAADLAITLLEPLTTGDQGQIAPDGKAAARPYMHLAGDVPLVPVKITECAYPMAASVKQEHGIVYIPVVIRKDGGVKPNGGAQGPPELAEAAGDCVGNWKFEPFKLDGEAIDVADTLIYNYDGKPFKGVIGIASEPPPSAAK, encoded by the coding sequence ATGCAATTTCCCAACATTGGTAGAACCCTGTCCGTATCCGGGTTCGCATTTTGCACTTCAGTCCTACTGAGCGGCACTCTCTTTAGCGTGATTCCCTCCGCCGATGCTCAAGCCACCGCACGGGATGCATTGAACAAGGGGCTTGCCGTCACAGGCCTCACCGCCGAAGACGCGCCTGCGTGGCATATCAAGGCCAATTACAGCCTCTACGACCGGGGTAATCTCACCGAATCCGGCACGCTGGAAGAGTGGGCCACCGGACCCTACACCTGGCGCCGCACCTACTCCGAAAAGAAGCAGGTCAACAATGAATGGAGCGTCACGCGCGCAAAACAATTCCAGACCAAGGACAGCAAGCTCAATCTGGCCCAACTCGACGAGCGCGTCGCGACAACCCTGACCGCCCCTCTCTTTCAAGCTGCGAACTATAAGCCGGATATGGAACTGGACGGCAGAGCCGGAACTTTCGCCGGCCAGACTCTGAATTGCGTCGCCGCCGCCAATCCCACAGCCGCTGCTGGGATCATCGACCCAAACGTGCTCTTTCCCCGTCTCTGTTTCGACGTCAAGGATGCCACTCTGCGCTACGTGAACACCCCGACCACGCTGATCAGCTACACCGAATTCAAGACGCTGGGCAATCGCCAGGTTGCAACCAAGGTAAATGTGAACTACGGCGGCAAAGTCGCGGCCGATCTCGCAATCACGCTGCTCGAGCCCCTCACCACAGGCGATCAGGGCCAGATCGCTCCCGACGGAAAGGCGGCCGCGCGACCCTATATGCATCTGGCCGGCGATGTGCCGCTTGTTCCGGTCAAGATCACGGAGTGCGCCTATCCCATGGCCGCATCGGTCAAACAGGAACACGGCATCGTCTATATCCCGGTAGTCATCCGGAAGGATGGCGGCGTCAAACCCAACGGTGGCGCCCAAGGACCGCCGGAGCTCGCCGAAGCCGCAGGCGACTGCGTGGGTAACTGGAAATTCGAGCCCTTCAAGCTGGACGGCGAAGCCATCGACGTCGCGGACACGCTGATCTACAACTACGATGGCAAGCCATTTAAGGGGGTAATCGGCATCGCCTCGGAACCGCCGCCATCCGCCGCAAAGTAA
- a CDS encoding GNAT family N-acetyltransferase: protein MSTTIRKAVPSDVPLILEFIRALAVYEREPDAVTATEADLLRDGFGPEPYYHCLIAEQDGKPAGFAFYFFNYSTWTGRPGLYLEDLFVNPEFRGFGIGKALLARVAAIAVEKGCPRLQWEVLDWNTPAVDFYAALGASFLDEWRNVRMTGEALERLAALDSTRVEANV, encoded by the coding sequence ATGTCGACGACGATTCGCAAAGCGGTTCCCTCTGATGTGCCGCTCATTCTGGAGTTTATTCGCGCGCTGGCTGTGTATGAGCGCGAGCCGGACGCTGTGACAGCCACCGAGGCTGATCTGCTTCGCGACGGCTTTGGTCCCGAGCCTTACTACCATTGCCTGATTGCCGAGCAGGATGGCAAACCGGCGGGATTCGCTTTCTATTTCTTCAATTACTCCACGTGGACCGGCCGTCCCGGTCTGTATCTGGAAGATCTCTTCGTCAACCCCGAATTTCGTGGCTTTGGCATCGGCAAGGCGCTGCTGGCGCGGGTCGCTGCAATCGCTGTTGAAAAAGGCTGCCCGCGCCTGCAATGGGAGGTGCTGGACTGGAACACTCCGGCGGTGGATTTCTATGCAGCGCTGGGAGCCAGCTTCCTTGACGAGTGGCGCAACGTTCGCATGACCGGAGAAGCGCTGGAGCGGCTTGCGGCACTGGATTCAACCCGAGTAGAGGCAAACGTTTGA
- the trmFO gene encoding methylenetetrahydrofolate--tRNA-(uracil(54)-C(5))-methyltransferase (FADH(2)-oxidizing) TrmFO, whose translation MSNSRKIRVIGGGLAGPEAALTAASLGCEVELYEMRREVDGKPVLTPAHQTTDFGELVCSNSLKSESPNTAPWLLKQEMRRAGSRLIALADETAVPAGHALAVDRVEFSRRIAEAIAAEPRITVIRDEVKTLDFGDDALTIVASGPLTSDALSTEIAKLTGAEHLAFYDSISPIVDAETIDMDRVYFAARWDKGTADYINCPMTREEYEVFLNALVTAEAAESKEWEKADYFEGCLPIEILAKRGPDTLRFGPMKPVGLRDPRTGKTPWAVVQLRKENLRADSYNLVGFQNHLKYGEQAKVLRLIPGLEDAKFLRYGQIHRNTYICSPRVLDERLRMKERSDLFFAGQISGVEGYTESIASGLLAGLYAATVAHGEEPVPAPRQTALGSLVNYITQADPKHFQPANITFDLLVPLEEETRRKVRDKKERHRMVCDRALAAFDDWWATQNRNPNKDSFDWRNSVRAGV comes from the coding sequence TTGAGTAACTCACGAAAGATTCGGGTCATCGGCGGCGGTCTCGCCGGTCCTGAAGCCGCGCTCACTGCCGCCAGCCTCGGCTGCGAGGTCGAGCTCTACGAGATGCGGCGCGAGGTAGACGGCAAGCCCGTACTGACTCCGGCGCACCAGACTACCGACTTTGGCGAGTTGGTCTGCTCCAATTCGCTCAAGAGCGAGTCGCCGAATACGGCTCCGTGGCTGCTCAAGCAGGAGATGCGGCGCGCGGGTTCGCGGCTGATCGCGCTGGCGGACGAAACGGCTGTTCCGGCTGGCCACGCGCTGGCCGTTGATCGCGTCGAGTTTTCGCGGCGCATTGCCGAAGCTATCGCCGCTGAACCGCGCATTACCGTAATCCGCGACGAGGTGAAAACGCTTGATTTTGGAGATGACGCGCTCACTATCGTCGCGTCTGGTCCGCTGACTTCAGATGCGCTGAGCACAGAAATAGCGAAGCTGACCGGCGCGGAGCACCTGGCCTTTTACGACTCCATCTCGCCCATCGTGGACGCTGAGACCATCGACATGGATCGCGTCTATTTTGCCGCGCGCTGGGACAAGGGCACGGCGGACTACATTAACTGTCCGATGACTCGCGAAGAATATGAGGTCTTTCTCAACGCCCTGGTGACCGCCGAAGCTGCCGAATCGAAAGAATGGGAGAAAGCGGACTACTTCGAGGGTTGCCTGCCCATAGAGATTTTGGCGAAGCGCGGTCCGGACACGCTCCGCTTTGGTCCGATGAAACCGGTCGGCCTGCGCGATCCGCGAACGGGCAAAACTCCCTGGGCCGTGGTGCAGTTGCGCAAGGAAAACCTCCGCGCCGATAGCTACAACCTCGTCGGCTTTCAAAACCACCTCAAGTACGGCGAACAAGCCAAGGTTCTGCGGCTGATTCCTGGCCTCGAAGATGCCAAATTTCTCCGCTATGGGCAGATTCATCGCAACACTTATATCTGCTCGCCCCGAGTGCTGGACGAGCGGCTACGCATGAAGGAGCGTTCCGACTTGTTTTTCGCCGGGCAGATTTCCGGCGTCGAGGGATACACGGAATCGATTGCATCCGGTTTGCTGGCGGGCCTTTACGCAGCCACCGTAGCGCATGGCGAGGAACCAGTGCCTGCGCCACGCCAAACCGCGCTGGGCTCGCTGGTCAACTACATCACGCAGGCCGACCCGAAGCACTTCCAGCCGGCCAACATCACATTCGATCTGCTCGTTCCGCTGGAGGAAGAAACCCGGCGCAAGGTGCGCGACAAGAAGGAACGGCATAGGATGGTCTGTGACCGCGCGCTGGCAGCTTTTGACGATTGGTGGGCGACGCAAAATCGAAATCCAAATAAGGACAGCTTCGACTGGAGAAATTCTGTGCGCGCCGGTGTCTAA
- a CDS encoding energy transducer TonB, producing the protein MDKNPAGAQASPPIDYLMPASETPTNSPVPTTDTDRPESASTAVQEIDAEAEGSTDGQRSDHRSGAAGFSSSRYIDYDTHELLEKISQYEDERRWQRIREGIWISIIIHILFFSGLAWIPRYIFHQTQLIDPIQAIKDRKDLTYLDELPDALKQIQKAKPKAPALKPNQAQVDKKTLDALKALEQAKPKPAPPAPEQQAQATPPPPPVQTPQPQQQQAVAPPSTAPPVPNPQIALDTPRPAPVPARPNFSLGSQNPADQLRQAMRDSRGQSGGAMTGPGLQQHSGAAGGAEILSDTQGVDFGPYMQKVIRETYRAWDPLIPEEVNPPILKRGECEIVFTILPNGRVQAGSMILTGRSGDVALDRAAWGGIVGADYPPLPREFHGPYLQLRFRFQYNIR; encoded by the coding sequence GTGGACAAGAATCCGGCAGGCGCGCAAGCTTCGCCGCCAATTGATTACCTGATGCCAGCCAGCGAAACGCCCACCAACTCGCCCGTCCCGACGACCGATACGGATCGGCCAGAATCGGCTTCAACCGCCGTTCAGGAGATCGACGCGGAAGCCGAAGGAAGCACCGATGGGCAGAGAAGCGATCACCGCTCCGGCGCTGCTGGATTTTCAAGCTCCCGATACATCGACTACGACACCCACGAATTGCTGGAAAAGATCTCCCAGTACGAGGATGAGCGGCGTTGGCAGCGCATTCGCGAGGGAATATGGATCTCCATCATCATCCATATTCTTTTCTTCTCCGGACTCGCCTGGATTCCGCGCTACATCTTTCACCAAACCCAGCTCATCGATCCGATTCAGGCAATCAAGGACCGCAAGGACCTTACCTATCTGGACGAATTGCCCGACGCGCTGAAGCAGATTCAGAAAGCCAAGCCCAAGGCTCCTGCGCTCAAGCCTAACCAGGCCCAGGTGGACAAAAAGACGCTGGATGCCCTGAAGGCGCTTGAGCAGGCAAAGCCCAAACCGGCCCCACCTGCACCCGAGCAGCAGGCGCAGGCCACGCCGCCACCGCCGCCCGTTCAAACGCCGCAGCCCCAGCAACAGCAGGCTGTCGCGCCGCCATCGACCGCTCCACCGGTGCCCAATCCGCAGATTGCCTTGGACACGCCGCGTCCTGCGCCCGTTCCGGCGCGCCCGAATTTCTCGCTAGGCTCGCAGAATCCCGCCGACCAGCTTCGTCAGGCCATGCGGGACTCCCGCGGTCAGAGCGGCGGGGCCATGACCGGACCCGGCCTGCAACAGCACTCTGGAGCCGCTGGCGGCGCGGAGATCCTCTCTGATACGCAGGGCGTGGACTTCGGTCCTTATATGCAAAAGGTTATCCGCGAGACCTATCGCGCCTGGGACCCGCTGATTCCGGAGGAAGTAAATCCCCCGATTCTCAAGCGCGGCGAGTGCGAAATCGTCTTCACCATCCTGCCCAACGGCCGCGTGCAGGCAGGCAGCATGATCCTCACCGGCCGCTCCGGCGATGTCGCGCTCGATCGCGCCGCCTGGGGAGGCATCGTGGGCGCCGATTACCCGCCACTTCCGCGCGAGTTCCACGGCCCCTACCTCCAGTTGCGCTTCCGATTCCAGTACAACATTCGCTAA
- the queC gene encoding 7-cyano-7-deazaguanine synthase QueC, with product MRAVSSTPTNTHPSRIRSVVCLSGGMDSCVTAALAARDTEAFAIHFSYGQRTESRELAAARGVALQLGFRDFLHLRIDIFRHIGGSALTDAKISVPDAAPEFGHTPASANASGEAIPVTYVPFRNAHFLSAAVSWAEVLGATRVYIGAVEQDSSGYPDCRPAYYEAFQQLVRTGTRDGKIEIVTPLIALSKAQIVRLGLECNAPLDLTWSCYREEQEACGTCESCVLRLRAFESAGVKDPIVYAPPA from the coding sequence ATCAGAGCCGTGAGCAGCACACCTACAAATACTCATCCCAGCCGCATTCGCTCCGTAGTCTGCCTCTCCGGCGGCATGGATAGCTGTGTCACCGCGGCGCTCGCTGCGCGCGACACCGAGGCATTCGCAATTCATTTCAGCTACGGCCAGCGCACCGAGTCCCGCGAACTCGCAGCCGCTCGCGGGGTCGCATTGCAGCTCGGCTTCCGAGACTTCCTGCATCTGCGCATTGACATCTTCCGGCACATCGGCGGTTCTGCGCTGACCGATGCAAAGATTTCGGTGCCCGATGCAGCGCCGGAGTTTGGCCACACGCCAGCCTCGGCCAATGCCTCCGGTGAAGCCATCCCGGTCACATACGTCCCCTTCCGTAACGCGCATTTTCTCTCGGCCGCCGTCAGTTGGGCCGAGGTTCTCGGCGCCACGCGCGTCTATATCGGCGCCGTGGAACAGGATAGCTCCGGCTACCCCGATTGCCGTCCGGCTTACTATGAAGCTTTCCAACAACTTGTGCGCACCGGCACGCGCGATGGCAAAATCGAGATCGTCACGCCGCTGATCGCTCTCAGCAAAGCCCAGATTGTGCGACTTGGCCTTGAATGCAATGCGCCTTTGGATTTAACGTGGTCCTGCTACAGGGAAGAGCAGGAAGCCTGCGGTACCTGCGAAAGTTGTGTCCTGCGCCTGCGTGCATTTGAATCTGCCGGAGTCAAGGATCCAATCGTCTATGCGCCGCCTGCCTGA
- a CDS encoding molybdopterin molybdotransferase MoeA, with protein MRADTIEAMESPLLSYSEAAEQVHRFILALAEQGEIQLAPETAKTANPASHHSKPVESVPLLSASGRVLAVGLHADRDQPPFPRSTRDGFACRSAEANTNQYLFLSGHIRAGEAPAGALGTGEVWEIMTGAPVPDGADAVFMVEHHERSSNFIRLAAPRTIAHGENIVARGAEARAGDLLVPPGIRLGPAQIALAAQCGYSELTVAPRPRVAILSTGDELVPVEGVPGPSQIRNSNSSMLAALVGAAGGEPVILPSVPDQDAPLDAAISHAISADLLLITGGISAGRFDLVEDALTRAGARFFLGGVAIQPGKPVVFGQLPRMGQLPLPFFALPGNPLSSAVTFHIFAAPLLAALGDDSAPLPRFALAQLRGEWRGKPGLTRFLPALCDFGLAPAVRILPWHGSGDIATFARSNCFLVVPPEATEIQEGSTVQILLT; from the coding sequence TTGCGTGCCGATACAATCGAAGCTATGGAGTCACCGTTGCTGAGCTACTCCGAGGCCGCCGAACAGGTACATCGCTTCATTCTGGCGCTCGCCGAGCAGGGCGAGATTCAACTTGCTCCAGAAACTGCGAAGACCGCAAATCCGGCCAGCCATCACTCCAAACCAGTTGAATCGGTACCGCTCCTGTCCGCGTCGGGCCGGGTTCTGGCCGTAGGACTCCACGCTGACCGTGACCAGCCGCCGTTTCCGCGCTCTACGCGCGATGGATTCGCCTGCCGCTCAGCTGAGGCCAACACGAACCAATATCTGTTTCTCTCCGGCCACATTCGCGCGGGCGAGGCCCCGGCTGGCGCGCTCGGAACCGGCGAAGTCTGGGAGATCATGACCGGCGCTCCAGTTCCGGACGGAGCCGACGCGGTCTTCATGGTCGAGCACCACGAGAGATCGTCGAATTTCATCCGGCTCGCCGCGCCGCGCACCATCGCCCACGGAGAAAATATCGTGGCGCGCGGCGCCGAAGCTCGCGCCGGTGACCTGCTCGTACCGCCCGGTATTCGCCTTGGTCCAGCCCAGATTGCTCTTGCTGCCCAGTGCGGCTATAGCGAGCTGACGGTTGCGCCCCGGCCCAGAGTCGCCATCTTGTCCACAGGAGACGAGCTGGTTCCGGTGGAGGGCGTTCCCGGACCCAGCCAGATTCGCAACTCCAATTCATCGATGCTGGCTGCACTGGTCGGCGCAGCGGGCGGAGAACCGGTCATTCTTCCTTCAGTTCCAGACCAGGATGCTCCGCTGGACGCTGCCATCAGCCATGCGATCTCTGCGGATCTACTTCTGATTACCGGAGGAATCTCCGCCGGGCGCTTCGATCTGGTGGAAGACGCTCTCACCCGCGCCGGAGCCCGATTCTTCCTCGGCGGCGTAGCGATTCAGCCCGGCAAGCCTGTCGTCTTCGGGCAACTGCCACGCATGGGCCAGTTGCCGCTGCCTTTTTTTGCGCTTCCCGGCAACCCGCTCTCCAGCGCTGTAACCTTCCACATCTTCGCCGCGCCTCTGCTGGCGGCGCTGGGAGACGACTCTGCGCCCCTGCCGCGCTTTGCCCTGGCGCAACTTAGGGGTGAATGGCGAGGCAAGCCCGGCCTCACGCGATTCCTGCCCGCCTTGTGTGACTTCGGGCTGGCTCCGGCGGTTCGAATCCTGCCCTGGCATGGCTCGGGAGACATTGCGACCTTCGCCCGGTCCAATTGCTTCCTGGTCGTCCCTCCGGAAGCCACGGAGATCCAGGAAGGCAGCACCGTACAGATTCTGCTGACTTAA
- a CDS encoding YqaA family protein — MKSLFAKLMARWNYLVLPALAKLGFWGVGLVALIDSSTLPVPMDLILAGYVWSDKGHFWIYCLMGAAGSAVGGLLPYGLGRAGGELFLLKRVNRERFEQMRTRFERQEFLAVLVPSMLPPPTPWKAFVFAAGVFEMRVLPFMLAVFAGRLVRWLILSLLVLKLGPSAVSVMSDLVKDHLAIFLSALVVVFVAIGIWAIRKRRKNGEKEA, encoded by the coding sequence TTGAAGTCACTCTTTGCAAAACTGATGGCGCGCTGGAATTATCTGGTGCTTCCGGCGCTGGCCAAGCTGGGCTTCTGGGGCGTCGGCCTGGTGGCGCTGATCGATTCCTCCACGCTGCCGGTGCCGATGGACCTGATTCTCGCCGGGTATGTGTGGTCGGATAAGGGGCATTTCTGGATTTACTGCCTGATGGGCGCGGCAGGCTCCGCAGTCGGCGGACTGCTGCCCTACGGGCTCGGCCGCGCCGGGGGAGAGCTTTTTCTGCTGAAACGGGTGAACCGCGAGCGCTTCGAGCAGATGAGAACCCGCTTTGAGCGGCAGGAGTTCCTGGCCGTGCTCGTTCCCAGCATGCTTCCGCCTCCAACCCCATGGAAGGCGTTTGTCTTTGCTGCCGGGGTCTTCGAGATGCGAGTGCTGCCATTCATGCTGGCCGTTTTCGCAGGGCGGCTGGTGCGCTGGCTGATCCTGTCGCTGCTGGTGCTCAAACTGGGCCCGAGCGCGGTTTCGGTGATGAGCGATCTCGTCAAGGATCACCTGGCGATCTTTCTGAGCGCGCTGGTGGTCGTGTTTGTGGCAATCGGAATATGGGCCATCCGAAAACGGCGGAAAAACGGCGAAAAAGAAGCTTAA
- the der gene encoding ribosome biogenesis GTPase Der translates to MSKYHKSVVPSTPASSHLPLVAIVGRPNVGKSTLFNRLTHSRRSIVGDEPGITRDRIYGDIEWDGRIVRLVDTGGIITDDKEYIPSEIYRQARVALEEADLLLMVVDARTELASPDFTLAKMLIRGGKPVYLVANKVENPTVAAAAENLRQLGLPELFLVSSEHGLGIGDLLDAIFDRLPAPAATGPVAKDSAYDAPLDPDELDIEDEPVFDENEEDELLEDMGPEIDVAEEDSGDLDLVADPREFGPEEDLISEADTEAEIVNASLDGGQPLHRTHGEYEQHETSVAIIGRPNVGKSTLLNALTGTSRAIVSPIAGTTRDAVDEVIEHEGQRLRLIDTAGIRRKGKTHLMAEKLSVVMARRHLESCDVALLMIDAIEGVTANDAHIGGYAHESGRSVIIVINKWDLLTTARTDGKPPADKAIYEEQVRHALKYLSYAPVVFISAASGTNLAKVMKEIKRVAAQRRKRVTTGQMNRFLDKIDFQRAPVPMAKRIRIFYMTQAAVAPPTFVLFTDRNIQLHFAFQRFLENQIREAFGFEGTPIWFKVRARNAEKK, encoded by the coding sequence GTGTCGAAGTATCACAAATCCGTAGTGCCCTCGACCCCGGCCAGTTCGCATCTGCCGCTGGTGGCGATCGTGGGCCGCCCCAACGTGGGTAAATCCACTCTTTTCAACCGCCTGACGCACTCGCGGCGTTCGATTGTGGGCGACGAGCCCGGCATCACCCGCGACCGCATCTACGGCGACATCGAGTGGGACGGGCGCATCGTCCGCCTGGTCGACACCGGCGGCATCATTACCGACGACAAGGAATATATCCCCAGCGAAATCTACCGTCAGGCTCGCGTGGCTCTCGAAGAAGCTGACCTGCTGCTGATGGTCGTCGATGCCCGGACGGAGCTGGCTTCGCCCGACTTTACCCTCGCAAAAATGCTCATTCGCGGCGGCAAACCGGTCTATCTGGTCGCCAACAAGGTGGAAAATCCGACCGTCGCCGCTGCCGCAGAAAACCTGCGCCAGCTTGGATTGCCGGAGTTGTTTCTCGTCAGCTCCGAACATGGGCTGGGCATCGGCGACCTGCTCGACGCGATCTTTGACCGTTTGCCAGCGCCTGCGGCCACAGGGCCGGTTGCGAAAGACTCTGCCTATGATGCGCCGCTGGACCCCGATGAATTGGACATTGAAGATGAGCCGGTCTTCGATGAGAACGAGGAAGATGAACTTCTTGAGGATATGGGACCGGAGATCGACGTTGCGGAGGAAGACAGCGGCGACCTCGATCTGGTTGCCGACCCGCGCGAATTCGGGCCGGAAGAAGACCTGATCAGCGAGGCAGACACGGAAGCCGAGATTGTGAATGCAAGCCTCGATGGTGGACAGCCTCTGCATCGCACCCACGGCGAATACGAACAACACGAAACTTCGGTCGCCATCATCGGCCGGCCGAACGTCGGCAAATCGACGCTGCTGAATGCGCTTACAGGCACCTCGCGGGCCATCGTCTCGCCCATCGCCGGAACCACTCGCGACGCCGTCGACGAAGTCATCGAGCACGAAGGCCAGCGCCTGCGCCTGATCGACACCGCCGGAATCCGCCGCAAGGGCAAGACGCACCTGATGGCCGAGAAGCTCTCCGTCGTCATGGCAAGGCGGCATCTTGAGTCCTGCGATGTGGCGCTGCTGATGATCGACGCGATCGAGGGCGTGACCGCGAACGACGCACACATCGGCGGCTACGCGCACGAGAGTGGGCGTTCCGTGATCATCGTCATCAACAAGTGGGATCTGCTGACGACAGCCCGTACGGACGGCAAGCCGCCCGCCGATAAGGCCATCTATGAAGAGCAGGTTCGCCACGCGCTCAAGTACCTGAGTTATGCGCCGGTAGTCTTCATCTCCGCAGCCTCCGGAACGAATCTCGCAAAAGTGATGAAAGAGATCAAACGCGTAGCCGCGCAGCGCCGCAAGCGCGTCACAACCGGCCAGATGAATCGCTTTCTGGACAAGATCGACTTCCAGCGCGCACCGGTGCCGATGGCCAAGCGCATTCGCATCTTCTACATGACGCAGGCCGCGGTCGCACCGCCGACTTTCGTGCTTTTCACCGACCGCAACATCCAGTTGCACTTCGCCTTCCAGCGCTTCCTGGAAAACCAGATTCGCGAGGCCTTCGGCTTCGAGGGCACACCAATCTGGTTCAAAGTGCGCGCACGAAACGCGGAAAAAAAATAG